The following coding sequences are from one Novosphingobium sp. Gsoil 351 window:
- a CDS encoding recombinase family protein produces MAERKLRCAVYTRKSTEDGLEQEFNSLDAQYEACAAYAVSQRHEGWVLNPERYDDGGFSGGNMERPGMKRLLADVTAGKVDIILLYKIDRLTRSLADFAKIVEVLDKAGASFVSITQSFNTTTSMGRLTLNMLLSFAQFEREVTGERIRDKIAASKRKGMWMGGPVPLGYRVENRKLVVDEVEADLVRHIMQRYLEVGSVVELADELNRQGHRTKVQNQTSGPHRGGCIFRRGTLYHLLRNRAYQGMIVHKGEAFPGEHEAIVSEALWNDVQCMFAERVQGHARRIKAKQPSLLVGKVFDGEGRAMTPSHATKPGRRYRYYITRPDLLDGSPAWRVSAHDIEKLVSDRLAELLVDQQMLCSLVSNDDEHAQRVHSLIAAGDIAAAAMRSGSVAARIRLVEMLVERIVLADDRVEIAVSSAKLLTALGSSDEGSAHGRTLTLTCAATRVRRGHQVRLVIPAAADANLVPRIRDEKLVALVAEAHAARKLVLANSEQSLASVASAANRCRTRLTKLAGLACLAPDIVTAILEGRQPLSLTNRSLLATDLPLDWAAQREALGFS; encoded by the coding sequence GTGGCTGAGAGGAAGCTGCGCTGCGCGGTCTACACCCGCAAATCGACGGAGGATGGTCTCGAACAGGAGTTCAACAGTCTCGACGCCCAATACGAGGCCTGCGCTGCCTATGCAGTCAGCCAGCGGCACGAAGGCTGGGTCCTGAACCCCGAGCGCTACGATGACGGCGGTTTCTCGGGCGGAAACATGGAACGACCGGGCATGAAGCGGCTGCTAGCCGATGTCACCGCGGGCAAGGTCGATATCATCCTACTCTACAAGATCGACCGGCTGACCCGCAGCCTCGCCGACTTCGCCAAGATCGTCGAAGTACTCGATAAGGCCGGCGCCAGCTTCGTGTCGATCACCCAATCGTTCAACACCACCACCAGCATGGGTCGCCTGACGCTCAACATGCTGCTCAGCTTCGCCCAGTTCGAGCGCGAGGTCACAGGCGAGCGTATCCGCGACAAGATTGCGGCGTCCAAGCGCAAGGGCATGTGGATGGGTGGCCCGGTTCCGTTGGGCTACCGCGTCGAGAACCGGAAGCTGGTCGTTGACGAGGTGGAGGCCGATCTTGTCCGTCATATCATGCAGCGGTATTTGGAAGTTGGCTCGGTGGTCGAGCTAGCCGACGAGCTCAACCGCCAGGGACACCGCACCAAAGTTCAGAACCAGACCAGCGGTCCGCATCGCGGCGGCTGCATATTCCGGCGTGGGACCCTTTACCATCTCCTTCGCAATCGCGCTTACCAGGGCATGATCGTTCACAAGGGAGAGGCTTTCCCCGGCGAGCATGAAGCAATCGTCTCTGAAGCACTGTGGAATGACGTGCAGTGCATGTTCGCCGAGCGCGTGCAGGGTCACGCCCGACGCATCAAAGCGAAGCAGCCCAGCTTGCTGGTTGGCAAGGTGTTCGACGGTGAGGGGAGGGCAATGACCCCGAGCCATGCGACCAAGCCGGGCCGGCGCTATCGCTACTATATCACCCGTCCCGACCTGCTCGATGGTTCTCCGGCCTGGCGCGTCTCTGCGCATGACATCGAGAAGCTGGTAAGTGACCGCTTGGCCGAACTCCTCGTCGATCAGCAGATGCTATGTTCCCTAGTGAGCAATGACGACGAACATGCACAACGAGTTCACTCACTGATCGCCGCAGGCGATATAGCAGCTGCCGCCATGCGCAGCGGTTCGGTCGCCGCACGCATTCGGTTGGTAGAGATGCTTGTCGAGCGAATCGTGCTTGCAGACGACAGAGTGGAAATAGCGGTCAGCTCGGCCAAGCTACTCACAGCCCTCGGTTCCAGCGATGAAGGCTCGGCGCATGGTCGGACTTTGACTCTTACATGCGCAGCGACCCGCGTGCGCCGCGGGCACCAGGTGCGGTTGGTCATTCCGGCTGCAGCGGACGCAAATCTCGTTCCTCGCATCCGCGATGAGAAGCTGGTTGCTCTGGTTGCCGAGGCTCACGCCGCTCGAAAGCTCGTCCTGGCCAATTCTGAGCAGTCGCTCGCGAGCGTCGCGTCGGCTGCCAACCGCTGCCGCACGCGCCTGACCAAGCTGGCTGGCTTGGCATGCCTCGCGCCCGACATTGTCACGGCAATTTTAGAGGGACGTCAGCCATTGTCGCTGACCAACCGCTCGTTGCTGGCCACCGATCTGCCGCTCGACTGGGCCGCGCAGCGCGAAGCACTCGGGTTCTCCTGA
- a CDS encoding MJ0042-type zinc finger domain-containing protein, whose amino-acid sequence MIIACPACATRYVVPDSAIGVDGRTVRCAKCRHSWFQDGPAVERPTPSPAPVEQAQPVDRQPTQFDPRPAPASPAPEADPAPEPEPDLSDTTWAEPPPPPAEVPAFAETQRDEIDVVYQDSPSSFAHEPPFRPRRNPAKLWTAAAVAFALLVAALIGAVSVWGVPDWVPISRPTFGSAEPDLVLEFPSERQDRRTLPNGTEFFGASGTVTNVGQETRNVPAILIVLRDGKDRIVYTWEVRAPKAALAPGESVTINEAVTDVPRSAKVAEIGWKP is encoded by the coding sequence GTGATCATCGCCTGTCCCGCCTGCGCGACGCGCTATGTCGTGCCCGACAGCGCAATCGGCGTCGATGGGCGAACGGTGCGTTGCGCCAAATGCCGCCATAGCTGGTTTCAGGACGGCCCGGCGGTGGAGCGGCCAACGCCCTCGCCCGCCCCGGTCGAGCAGGCCCAGCCCGTCGATCGGCAGCCCACCCAGTTCGATCCCCGCCCTGCACCTGCGTCGCCCGCACCGGAAGCCGACCCGGCGCCCGAACCCGAACCCGACCTATCCGACACGACCTGGGCCGAACCGCCGCCGCCACCTGCCGAAGTACCCGCCTTCGCCGAGACCCAGCGGGACGAGATCGACGTCGTCTATCAGGACTCGCCCTCCAGCTTCGCGCACGAACCGCCGTTCCGCCCTCGCCGCAACCCGGCAAAGCTGTGGACCGCCGCGGCGGTCGCCTTTGCCCTGCTCGTCGCGGCGCTGATCGGCGCGGTCAGCGTGTGGGGGGTGCCCGATTGGGTGCCGATCTCGCGCCCTACATTCGGCTCGGCCGAACCCGACCTGGTGCTCGAATTCCCGTCCGAACGCCAGGATCGGCGCACCTTGCCCAACGGCACCGAGTTCTTCGGCGCGAGCGGTACCGTCACCAACGTCGGCCAGGAAACCCGCAACGTCCCCGCGATCCTGATCGTGCTGCGCGATGGCAAGGACCGGATCGTCTACACTTGGGAAGTCCGCGCGCCGAAGGCAGCCCTGGCTCCAGGCGAGAGCGTGACGATCAACGAAGCGGTGACCGATGTCCCGCGTTCGGCGAAAGTCGCCGAGATCGGATGGAAGCCCTAG
- the ftsE gene encoding cell division ATP-binding protein FtsE, protein MTEPEAEIVRFDNVGLRYGSDKEVLTDVSFTLFPGTFYFLTGASGAGKTSLLKLLYLAQRPSRGKISMFGTDAITLPRERLPGFRRRLGVVFQDFRLIPHLSAFDNVALPLRVAGVEEDDLRKPVADMLEWVGLGDRSHARPATLSGGEQQRVAIARAVIGRPDMLVADEPTGNVDPEMAVKLLRLFEALNRLGTTVVVATHDVHLLRKVPESLIMRLDRGRLSDPTGALRYPPRRAGLVPAR, encoded by the coding sequence ATGACCGAACCCGAGGCGGAGATCGTCCGGTTCGACAACGTCGGGCTGCGCTATGGCTCGGACAAGGAAGTGCTCACCGACGTATCGTTTACGCTGTTTCCGGGCACGTTCTACTTCCTCACCGGGGCGAGCGGCGCGGGCAAGACCTCGCTGCTCAAGCTGCTGTATCTCGCCCAGCGGCCTTCGCGCGGGAAGATTTCGATGTTCGGGACCGACGCGATCACGCTGCCGCGCGAACGACTCCCCGGCTTCCGCCGCCGCCTTGGCGTTGTGTTCCAAGACTTTCGCCTGATCCCCCACCTTTCCGCGTTCGACAACGTCGCACTCCCGCTGCGGGTGGCGGGGGTGGAGGAGGACGACTTGCGCAAGCCGGTCGCCGACATGCTCGAATGGGTCGGGCTGGGCGACCGGAGTCACGCGCGGCCGGCGACGCTTTCGGGCGGCGAGCAACAACGCGTGGCGATCGCCCGCGCGGTGATCGGACGCCCCGACATGCTCGTCGCCGACGAGCCCACCGGCAACGTCGATCCCGAAATGGCAGTGAAGCTGCTGCGCCTGTTTGAAGCGCTCAACCGGCTGGGAACGACAGTGGTGGTCGCGACCCACGACGTCCACCTGCTGCGCAAGGTGCCCGAATCGTTGATCATGCGGCTCGATCGCGGGCGGCTGTCCGATCCCACTGGCGCCTTGCGCTATCCCCCGCGCCGCGCCGGGCTGGTCCCCGCGCGATGA
- a CDS encoding ABC transporter permease — translation MSSPAANSPTPPISSTVAGRLRTVGAAISGRSETQLVPQTRLSGPMPWVIAIMVLLTAIAAAAGLALGNLASQASADLSGGITVQVVNAAPGARARQANDALAVLRETPGVVQVRLVPAAEVDALLEPWLGTRVASGNDEAVADALPVPALIDARLAGPADDTALGRIRARLANAAPDARVDAQAGWLEPVFAAIVALRWLAAALIALLALTTIAAVLLAARTALDSHRGTIEIVHMLGGTDAQIARVFQRSIAIDAAAGGALGLALAVGIVLLLGQRFAALGSGLAGGAGLGWDDWLVLALVPLAGVALATVTARAAVLRALRRML, via the coding sequence ATGAGCAGCCCGGCCGCCAATTCGCCGACGCCCCCGATTTCATCGACCGTGGCCGGTCGCCTGCGCACTGTGGGTGCGGCGATCTCGGGCCGGTCGGAAACCCAGTTGGTGCCGCAGACCAGGCTTTCCGGGCCGATGCCGTGGGTGATCGCGATCATGGTGCTGCTGACCGCGATCGCCGCCGCCGCGGGACTGGCGCTGGGCAATCTGGCGAGCCAGGCCAGCGCCGACCTGTCGGGCGGGATCACCGTGCAGGTGGTCAACGCCGCGCCCGGCGCACGCGCGCGCCAGGCCAACGATGCTCTGGCGGTGCTGCGCGAGACCCCAGGCGTCGTCCAGGTCCGGCTGGTACCCGCTGCCGAGGTCGATGCCCTGCTCGAACCCTGGCTGGGCACCCGGGTGGCGAGCGGCAACGACGAGGCCGTCGCCGATGCCCTGCCGGTGCCCGCGCTGATCGACGCCAGGCTGGCGGGTCCGGCCGACGATACCGCCCTCGGCCGCATCCGCGCGCGGCTGGCGAATGCCGCTCCCGACGCCCGGGTCGACGCGCAGGCCGGCTGGCTCGAGCCAGTCTTCGCCGCGATTGTCGCGCTGCGCTGGCTGGCGGCCGCGCTGATCGCTCTGCTCGCGCTGACGACGATCGCCGCGGTCCTGCTGGCCGCGCGGACCGCGCTCGACAGCCATCGCGGGACTATCGAGATCGTCCACATGCTGGGCGGGACCGACGCCCAGATCGCGCGAGTGTTCCAGCGCAGCATCGCGATCGACGCTGCGGCGGGCGGTGCGCTCGGCCTGGCGCTGGCGGTCGGTATCGTTCTGTTGCTGGGGCAGCGGTTTGCTGCGCTGGGGTCGGGGCTGGCTGGCGGAGCGGGCCTGGGCTGGGACGACTGGCTGGTGCTTGCGCTGGTTCCGCTCGCAGGGGTCGCGCTGGCGACGGTGACCGCGCGCGCCGCGGTGCTGCGCGCCCTGCGGCGAATGCTGTAG
- a CDS encoding YdcF family protein gives MLRRLASFLVIAWALGFVWFAAIPPQPIGAGRSDAAIVLTGGDGRIQRALAVLGKGWVDKILVAGVDSEVRPREFAAEYEVSARTMARCVALDQVSVDTRTNAREAALWIAANKVRSVRLITSDWHMRRAAWELAKAAPDVEIARDAVRTKPSFRILFIEYHKLIARRIAHVLGY, from the coding sequence ATGCTCCGCCGGCTCGCTTCCTTCCTGGTGATCGCGTGGGCGCTCGGTTTCGTTTGGTTCGCCGCGATTCCGCCACAGCCGATCGGCGCCGGGCGCAGCGACGCGGCAATCGTTCTGACCGGGGGCGACGGCCGGATCCAGCGCGCGCTAGCCGTCCTCGGCAAGGGCTGGGTGGACAAGATCCTCGTCGCCGGGGTCGACAGCGAGGTCCGTCCGCGCGAATTCGCCGCCGAATACGAGGTGAGCGCGCGGACGATGGCCCGCTGTGTCGCGCTCGATCAGGTTTCGGTCGATACCCGGACCAATGCGCGCGAAGCGGCACTCTGGATCGCCGCCAACAAAGTCCGGTCGGTGCGGCTGATCACCAGCGACTGGCACATGCGCCGCGCGGCATGGGAGCTTGCCAAGGCAGCGCCGGACGTCGAGATCGCCCGCGACGCGGTGCGGACCAAACCCAGCTTCCGCATCCTGTTCATCGAATACCACAAGCTGATCGCCCGCAGGATCGCACATGTCCTCGGCTACTGA
- a CDS encoding 1-acyl-sn-glycerol-3-phosphate acyltransferase gives MSSATDAAVRPLDVARSLLFYPVFYVGSVPYVIGAAIAMPIAQRLFVRIVTGWSAWHRLCARLLLGIKVRVEGTIPTGPAIVALRHESFFEAIDLPTLLHDPVIVAKAELMNIPLWGLAARRWGLIAVRREDGAKALRAMVTEAKERTAAGRPLAIFPEGTRTPFGREVELQSGFAALYKLLGLPVVPVAVTSGRLYHRWAKRPGTVVYRFCEPIPPGLKREEIEARVGAAITQFNRVLPG, from the coding sequence ATGTCCTCGGCTACTGACGCCGCCGTCCGCCCGCTCGATGTGGCGCGCAGTCTGCTGTTCTACCCGGTCTTCTACGTCGGGAGCGTTCCCTACGTGATCGGCGCCGCCATCGCGATGCCGATCGCCCAGCGCCTGTTCGTGCGGATCGTCACCGGCTGGTCGGCCTGGCACCGGTTGTGCGCTCGCTTGCTGCTGGGGATCAAGGTGCGGGTCGAAGGCACGATCCCCACCGGGCCGGCGATTGTCGCGCTGCGCCACGAGAGCTTTTTTGAGGCGATCGACCTGCCGACGCTGCTCCACGACCCGGTAATTGTGGCCAAGGCGGAGCTGATGAACATCCCGCTGTGGGGCCTTGCCGCGCGGCGTTGGGGCCTGATCGCGGTGCGCCGCGAGGACGGCGCCAAGGCGCTGCGGGCGATGGTCACTGAGGCCAAGGAGCGCACCGCCGCCGGCCGCCCGCTGGCGATCTTTCCCGAAGGCACACGGACGCCGTTCGGGAGGGAGGTGGAGCTCCAATCTGGCTTCGCCGCGCTCTACAAGCTGCTCGGGCTGCCGGTGGTGCCGGTTGCGGTGACCAGCGGGCGGCTCTACCACCGCTGGGCCAAGCGGCCGGGAACGGTGGTCTACCGCTTCTGCGAGCCGATTCCCCCGGGGCTCAAGCGCGAGGAAATCGAGGCGCGGGTGGGCGCGGCGATCACCCAGTTCAACCGGGTCTTGCCCGGCTAG
- a CDS encoding histidinol-phosphate transaminase: protein MADAPQMKPWIEGIEAYVPGKSTGADGRPLIKLSANENPLGTSPATLAARAAAGSPALYPDPDCVALRNAIGALHGIDPARIVCGTGSGELLHGAVQAFAGTGDEVLFSRYSFSLYPLLAQKVAATPVMAADADYAASVDALLANVSATTRVVLLDNPNNPVGSWLPAPEVARLHAALPRDVLLIIDQAYAEFLGEDEDDGGLALAARHDNVLVSRTFSKAYGLAGERVGWVTGAPALIDAVNRLRGAFNVSVSGQAAALAALADRAWLAEACAANAQAREEFVVALSALGNRGVRPLPSKANFVLVEFSGALSGQAAYKGLAERGFITRWLPGQGLPHCLRITIGTGPQMMEVAAILRDLAEAAR, encoded by the coding sequence ATGGCCGACGCCCCGCAGATGAAGCCCTGGATCGAGGGCATCGAAGCTTATGTTCCGGGCAAGAGCACGGGTGCCGACGGGCGCCCGCTGATCAAGCTTTCGGCCAACGAGAACCCGCTGGGGACGAGTCCCGCCACGCTCGCGGCGCGCGCCGCGGCGGGTTCGCCCGCGCTTTACCCCGATCCCGACTGCGTCGCGTTGCGCAACGCGATCGGAGCGCTGCACGGCATCGATCCGGCGCGAATCGTATGCGGCACCGGATCGGGGGAACTGCTTCACGGAGCAGTGCAGGCCTTCGCCGGGACGGGCGACGAGGTCTTGTTCTCGCGCTATTCGTTCTCGCTCTATCCGCTGCTGGCGCAGAAGGTGGCGGCGACGCCTGTCATGGCCGCCGACGCGGATTACGCCGCATCGGTCGACGCGCTGCTGGCAAATGTCTCTGCGACGACTCGGGTGGTGCTGCTCGACAACCCCAACAACCCGGTCGGCAGTTGGCTGCCGGCGCCCGAGGTCGCGCGGCTTCACGCCGCCCTGCCGCGCGACGTGCTTTTGATCATCGATCAGGCCTACGCCGAGTTTCTGGGCGAGGACGAGGACGATGGCGGCCTCGCGCTTGCCGCGCGGCATGACAACGTGCTGGTCAGCAGGACCTTTTCGAAGGCGTACGGCTTGGCCGGCGAGCGGGTCGGTTGGGTCACCGGAGCGCCCGCGCTCATCGATGCGGTCAACCGCCTGCGCGGCGCATTCAACGTCAGCGTCAGCGGCCAGGCCGCCGCGCTCGCCGCTCTGGCCGACCGCGCCTGGCTGGCGGAAGCGTGCGCGGCGAATGCGCAGGCCCGCGAAGAGTTCGTCGTCGCGCTGTCTGCACTGGGCAACCGCGGCGTGCGCCCCTTGCCGAGCAAGGCCAACTTCGTGCTGGTCGAATTCTCCGGTGCTCTGAGCGGGCAGGCCGCCTACAAGGGGCTGGCCGAGCGCGGATTCATCACCCGCTGGCTGCCGGGGCAGGGCCTGCCGCATTGCTTGAGGATCACGATCGGGACAGGACCGCAGATGATGGAAGTCGCTGCGATCCTGCGCGATCTGGCGGAAGCGGCGCGATGA
- a CDS encoding homoserine O-acetyltransferase, whose protein sequence is MAPTASTPELHLSAGNLLVLDAPLLLDGGQSLEGVQVAYETCGTLNADKSNVVLLFHALTMDQHVVSDHPRTGKPGWWRASVRPGGPIDTNRFFVICANVLGGCMGSTGPASSAADGTAYAMRFPVITIRDMVRAQIALLDALGIDRLHAVVGGSMGGMLALSLAANFPSRTNAALVIASTARHSAQNIAFHEVGRQAIMADPKWKGGDYGRGKGPEAGLAVARMAAHITYLSEAGLTEKFGRRLQDRDAKTFGFDADFQVESYLRHQGLSFTGRFDANSYLYITRAMDYFDLAEEHGGRLADAFAGTAARFCLVSFDTDWLYPTAESRHVAHALNAAGAAVSCVELSAPYGHDSFLLDVPALDRVIAGFLNQ, encoded by the coding sequence ATGGCTCCCACCGCCTCAACACCCGAACTCCACCTGTCCGCGGGCAATCTGCTGGTGCTCGACGCGCCCTTGCTGCTCGACGGCGGGCAGAGCCTGGAAGGCGTGCAAGTCGCCTACGAGACCTGCGGGACGCTCAATGCGGACAAGAGCAATGTGGTTCTGCTGTTCCATGCGCTGACGATGGACCAGCACGTGGTCAGCGATCATCCACGCACGGGCAAGCCGGGTTGGTGGCGGGCCAGCGTGCGGCCCGGCGGACCGATCGACACGAACCGCTTTTTCGTGATCTGCGCGAACGTTCTGGGCGGTTGCATGGGTTCGACCGGTCCGGCCAGCTCCGCCGCCGATGGCACAGCTTATGCAATGCGCTTCCCGGTCATCACCATTCGCGACATGGTCCGGGCGCAGATCGCGCTGCTCGATGCGCTGGGGATCGATCGGCTTCATGCCGTGGTCGGCGGATCGATGGGCGGGATGCTCGCGCTGAGCCTCGCCGCTAACTTTCCCAGTCGCACGAATGCTGCATTGGTAATCGCCAGTACTGCGCGCCATTCCGCGCAGAACATCGCGTTTCACGAGGTCGGGCGGCAGGCGATCATGGCCGATCCGAAGTGGAAGGGCGGCGACTACGGTCGCGGCAAGGGTCCCGAGGCGGGCTTGGCGGTCGCGCGGATGGCGGCGCACATCACTTACCTGTCGGAAGCCGGGCTCACCGAAAAATTCGGGCGGCGGCTGCAGGACCGCGATGCCAAGACGTTCGGCTTCGACGCCGACTTCCAGGTCGAGAGCTACCTGCGCCACCAGGGGTTGAGTTTCACCGGACGGTTCGACGCCAACAGCTATCTCTACATTACCCGCGCGATGGACTATTTCGACCTGGCCGAAGAACACGGCGGACGCCTCGCCGATGCGTTCGCCGGAACGGCAGCGCGGTTCTGTCTGGTCAGCTTCGACACCGACTGGCTCTATCCCACCGCCGAATCGCGCCATGTCGCCCACGCGCTGAACGCGGCGGGCGCGGCGGTGAGCTGCGTCGAACTGTCCGCGCCCTATGGTCACGACAGCTTCCTTCTCGACGTCCCCGCGCTCGACCGGGTGATCGCCGGATTCCTCAACCAGTGA
- the metW gene encoding methionine biosynthesis protein MetW codes for MSLRPDLAVIAANVAPGSRVLDVGCGDGELLAALRRDKSADARGLEIDAGNVTECVARGLSVLQGDADTDLADYPDKAFDYAILSQTLQTTMRPDLVLDQLLRIGRRAFVSFPNFAHWRVRLSLLWGGRMPVTRLLPVAWYETPNIHHVTIDDFRALLDARGIKVEQAWFLTGDRRTSAAAANFRAEHAVFLLSR; via the coding sequence GTGAGCCTTCGCCCCGACCTCGCGGTGATCGCCGCCAACGTCGCGCCGGGAAGCCGGGTGCTCGACGTCGGTTGCGGCGACGGTGAGCTCCTTGCCGCGCTGCGGCGCGACAAGAGCGCCGACGCGCGCGGGCTTGAGATCGACGCGGGCAACGTCACCGAATGCGTCGCACGCGGGCTATCGGTGCTTCAGGGCGACGCCGATACCGACCTTGCCGACTATCCCGACAAGGCGTTCGACTACGCGATCCTCAGCCAGACGCTGCAGACCACGATGCGGCCCGACCTTGTGCTGGACCAGTTGCTGCGGATCGGGCGGCGAGCGTTCGTCAGCTTTCCCAACTTTGCCCATTGGCGCGTGCGATTGAGCCTGCTGTGGGGCGGGCGGATGCCGGTCACCCGGCTGCTGCCGGTGGCGTGGTACGAGACGCCGAATATTCACCACGTGACGATCGATGATTTCCGCGCGCTGCTCGACGCGCGGGGAATCAAGGTCGAGCAGGCGTGGTTCCTCACCGGCGACCGGCGGACCAGCGCGGCGGCCGCCAACTTCCGTGCCGAGCACGCGGTGTTCCTGCTGTCGCGCTGA
- a CDS encoding agmatine deiminase family protein produces the protein MSKPVMPPEWHPQRWLWIGFPHDADEWPGKLGRAQEQIAAFANAVAESGQEVRLLVRDAANEARARELTSSAVRLERRVYGDVWLRDTGPLVLADGRAALRFGFNGWGGKYLMPGDESIGGELARDAGLAVTTADWILEGGAIDGDGTGLVVTTEQCLLNPNRNPRLSRQEIEGRLAIDLGFDRVLWLGEGLVNDHTDGHVDNLARFVAPNRMALLVATGPDDPNAAIYADAHERARGFGVAIAEIPSPGRIEWGGAVQPASYMNFVITTRLVVVPVFGSAHDADGVAAVAALFPGRQTLGLMADAVLAGGGGFHCASQQMPVAI, from the coding sequence ATGTCAAAACCCGTCATGCCCCCTGAATGGCATCCGCAGCGCTGGCTGTGGATCGGCTTTCCGCATGATGCCGACGAGTGGCCGGGCAAGCTGGGCCGCGCGCAGGAGCAGATCGCGGCGTTCGCCAACGCGGTGGCCGAGAGCGGACAGGAAGTGCGGTTGCTGGTCCGCGACGCGGCCAACGAGGCGCGGGCGCGAGAGCTGACGAGTTCGGCGGTGCGGCTCGAACGCCGCGTCTATGGCGACGTGTGGCTGCGCGATACCGGGCCGCTGGTGCTGGCCGACGGCCGCGCGGCGCTGCGCTTTGGGTTCAACGGCTGGGGCGGAAAGTATCTTATGCCCGGCGACGAGAGCATCGGCGGCGAACTGGCGCGCGACGCCGGGCTGGCGGTGACGACCGCCGACTGGATCCTGGAAGGCGGAGCGATCGATGGCGACGGGACCGGGTTGGTGGTTACCACCGAGCAGTGTCTGCTCAACCCGAACCGCAATCCGCGCCTGTCGCGCCAGGAGATCGAGGGCCGGCTGGCGATCGACCTCGGCTTCGATCGGGTGCTGTGGCTGGGCGAAGGACTGGTCAACGACCACACCGACGGCCACGTCGACAACCTGGCCCGCTTCGTAGCGCCGAACCGCATGGCGCTGCTGGTAGCCACCGGCCCCGACGATCCCAACGCCGCGATCTATGCCGACGCGCACGAGCGGGCCCGGGGGTTCGGCGTGGCAATCGCTGAAATCCCCTCGCCCGGGCGGATCGAATGGGGCGGCGCGGTCCAGCCGGCCAGCTATATGAACTTCGTGATCACCACCCGACTGGTTGTCGTCCCCGTGTTCGGCTCGGCCCACGACGCGGACGGGGTCGCCGCGGTCGCCGCGCTGTTTCCGGGGCGCCAAACCCTAGGCCTGATGGCCGACGCGGTGCTCGCGGGAGGCGGCGGCTTTCATTGCGCCAGCCAGCAAATGCCCGTCGCTATTTGA
- a CDS encoding VapC toxin family PIN domain ribonuclease, translating into MILVDSSVWVAHLRTEDRRLTQLIVEDRVVHHAFVTGEIGMGSFSSPAARSQVVEFLRGLEPAVIVGETEFHDFVSAKQLYGTGAGFVDCHLLASIACSPEVSLWTTDSRLAIQARRIGVELYG; encoded by the coding sequence TTGATCCTCGTCGATTCGTCGGTCTGGGTCGCTCACCTGCGAACCGAGGATCGGCGCCTGACCCAATTGATCGTCGAGGATCGGGTCGTCCATCATGCCTTCGTGACCGGAGAAATCGGCATGGGCAGCTTTTCTTCGCCCGCCGCAAGGTCGCAGGTGGTCGAGTTCCTTCGCGGACTGGAACCCGCCGTCATCGTTGGCGAGACGGAGTTTCACGATTTCGTTTCGGCGAAGCAGCTTTATGGGACGGGAGCGGGCTTCGTGGACTGCCATCTGCTGGCAAGCATCGCCTGTTCCCCGGAGGTGAGCCTGTGGACCACCGACAGCCGTTTGGCGATCCAAGCCCGCCGCATCGGAGTTGAACTCTACGGCTGA